In the genome of Lacerta agilis isolate rLacAgi1 chromosome 2, rLacAgi1.pri, whole genome shotgun sequence, one region contains:
- the NPTX1 gene encoding neuronal pentraxin-1 isoform X2 — translation MVLKVTPAFRGAASVGNFAPAMFAGVRCSLVLASFFFLRGCAQNFGQTRFICTSVPLDTDMCTSSMQSGGSTEDLKTTVLQLRETVLQQKETIMNQKETIRELTTKLGRCESQSSLDTVPSESKTGGGSNRKQTGSSKNTMGDLSRTPAAETLTQLGQTLQSLKTRLETLEQFSRMNSSSQTNSLKEILQNNIDDLEKQVLSRINSLEEGQKDNRPTDKFQLTFPLRTNYMYAKVKKSLPEMYAFTICMWIKSNASPGVGTPFSYAVPGQANELVLIEWGNNPMEILINDKVAKLPFVINDGKWHHICITWTTRDGVWEAYQDGTQRGNGENLAPYHPIKPQGVLVLGQEQDTLGGGFDATQAFVGELAHFNIWDRKLTPGEIYNLATCSTKALSGSVIAWSETNIDIYGGATKWTFEACRQIN, via the exons ATGGTGCTGAAAGTAACTCCAGCGTTCCGGGGCGCCGCGTCTGTTGGGAACTTTGCCCCGGCCATGTTTGCAGGGGTGCGGTGCAGCCTCGTGTTGGCCTCGTTCTTCTTTTTGAGAGGATGCGCCCAGAATTTCGGGCAGACCCGGTTTATCTGCACCTCGGTGCCGTTGGATACGGACATGTGCACTTCTTCTATGCAGAGCGGCGGCAGCACGGAAGACCTGAAGACCACCGTGCTACAGCTCCGGGAAACGGTGCTTCAGCAAAAGGAGACCATCATGAACCAAAAGGAAACAATCAGGGAACTAACCACGAAGCTGGGCAGGTGTGAGAGCCAGAGCTCGCTGGACACGGTCCCCAGTGAATCCAAAACGGGCGGGGGCTCCAACAGGAAGCAAACCGGCTCTTCGAAAAACACCATGGGGGATCTGTCCCGGACTCCGGCTGCCGAGACCTTGACCCAACTTGGGCAAACTTTGCAGTCGCTTAAAACAAGACTAGAAACCTTGGAG CAATTCAGTAGGATGAATTCTTCCAGCCAGACCAATTCCCTGAAGGAGATACTCCAGAATAACATCGATGACTTAGAGAAGCAAGTCCTGTCCCGAATTAACAGCCTGGAAGAAG GCCAGAAAGACAATCGGCCAACAGATAAGTTTCAGCTGACTTTCCCCTTGAGAACCAACTATATGTATGCCAAGGTGAAGAAAAGCCTGCCAGAGATGTACGCCTTTACTATTTGCATGTGGATAAAATCGAATGCCTCCCCAGGTGTGGGCACACCCTTCTCTTATGCAGTACCTGGACAAGCCAATGAGCTAGTGCTTATTGAGTGGGGTAATAATCCCATGGAGATCCTTATCAATGATAAG GTAGCAAAGCTTCCTTTTGTCATTAACGATGGGAAATGGCACCATATCTGCATCACATGGACAACTCGGGATGGTGTCTGGGAGGCTTATCAAGATGGCACACAACGAGGCAATGGGGAAAACCTGGCCCCTTATCATCCTATCAAGCCACAAGGGGTCCTTGTTTTGGGACAGGAACAG GACACACTTGGAGGTGGATTTGATGCCACCCAGGCATTTGTGGGAGAACTAGCCCACTTCAACATCTGGGATCGAAAGCTCACCCCAGGGGAGATCTACAACCTCGCCACGTGCAGCACCAAAGCCCTGTCTGGTAGTGTCATAGCCTGGTCCGAGACCAACATTGATATTTATGGTGGAGCCACCAAATGGACATTTGAAGCCTGCCGTCAGATCAACTAA
- the NPTX1 gene encoding neuronal pentraxin-1 isoform X1 has product MVLKVTPAFRGAASVGNFAPAMFAGVRCSLVLASFFFLRGCAQNFGQTRFICTSVPLDTDMCTSSMQSGGSTEDLKTTVLQLRETVLQQKETIMNQKETIRELTTKLGRCESQSSLDTVPSESKTGGGSNRKQTGSSKNTMGDLSRTPAAETLTQLGQTLQSLKTRLETLEQFSRMNSSSQTNSLKEILQNNIDDLEKQVLSRINSLEEGKYNPKNETEERGKIESTLTSLHQRISDLEKGQKDNRPTDKFQLTFPLRTNYMYAKVKKSLPEMYAFTICMWIKSNASPGVGTPFSYAVPGQANELVLIEWGNNPMEILINDKVAKLPFVINDGKWHHICITWTTRDGVWEAYQDGTQRGNGENLAPYHPIKPQGVLVLGQEQDTLGGGFDATQAFVGELAHFNIWDRKLTPGEIYNLATCSTKALSGSVIAWSETNIDIYGGATKWTFEACRQIN; this is encoded by the exons ATGGTGCTGAAAGTAACTCCAGCGTTCCGGGGCGCCGCGTCTGTTGGGAACTTTGCCCCGGCCATGTTTGCAGGGGTGCGGTGCAGCCTCGTGTTGGCCTCGTTCTTCTTTTTGAGAGGATGCGCCCAGAATTTCGGGCAGACCCGGTTTATCTGCACCTCGGTGCCGTTGGATACGGACATGTGCACTTCTTCTATGCAGAGCGGCGGCAGCACGGAAGACCTGAAGACCACCGTGCTACAGCTCCGGGAAACGGTGCTTCAGCAAAAGGAGACCATCATGAACCAAAAGGAAACAATCAGGGAACTAACCACGAAGCTGGGCAGGTGTGAGAGCCAGAGCTCGCTGGACACGGTCCCCAGTGAATCCAAAACGGGCGGGGGCTCCAACAGGAAGCAAACCGGCTCTTCGAAAAACACCATGGGGGATCTGTCCCGGACTCCGGCTGCCGAGACCTTGACCCAACTTGGGCAAACTTTGCAGTCGCTTAAAACAAGACTAGAAACCTTGGAG CAATTCAGTAGGATGAATTCTTCCAGCCAGACCAATTCCCTGAAGGAGATACTCCAGAATAACATCGATGACTTAGAGAAGCAAGTCCTGTCCCGAATTAACAGCCTGGAAGAAGGCAAGTACAACCCCAAGAACGAGActgaagaaagaggaaaaatagAAAGCACTTTAACTTCCCTTCACCAAAGGATCAGTGACCTAGAGAAAG GCCAGAAAGACAATCGGCCAACAGATAAGTTTCAGCTGACTTTCCCCTTGAGAACCAACTATATGTATGCCAAGGTGAAGAAAAGCCTGCCAGAGATGTACGCCTTTACTATTTGCATGTGGATAAAATCGAATGCCTCCCCAGGTGTGGGCACACCCTTCTCTTATGCAGTACCTGGACAAGCCAATGAGCTAGTGCTTATTGAGTGGGGTAATAATCCCATGGAGATCCTTATCAATGATAAG GTAGCAAAGCTTCCTTTTGTCATTAACGATGGGAAATGGCACCATATCTGCATCACATGGACAACTCGGGATGGTGTCTGGGAGGCTTATCAAGATGGCACACAACGAGGCAATGGGGAAAACCTGGCCCCTTATCATCCTATCAAGCCACAAGGGGTCCTTGTTTTGGGACAGGAACAG GACACACTTGGAGGTGGATTTGATGCCACCCAGGCATTTGTGGGAGAACTAGCCCACTTCAACATCTGGGATCGAAAGCTCACCCCAGGGGAGATCTACAACCTCGCCACGTGCAGCACCAAAGCCCTGTCTGGTAGTGTCATAGCCTGGTCCGAGACCAACATTGATATTTATGGTGGAGCCACCAAATGGACATTTGAAGCCTGCCGTCAGATCAACTAA